CCACGTTCAGTGGCACCTCCGTGGACGTCCCCAAGGCCGAACAGGCAACGGTGGACCTCGCCGGGCTGGCCAAGGACGTGGACGAACGGGACAAGGACAACCTCCGCTTCGAACTGGACGGGACCCTTCCCGCCGGATTCAGCGCAAAGGTCGACGGCGCCACCCTCGCCATCACTGCGGACGGTTCCCTTGGCATCGGCGTCACCGGAAACATCCAGGTGAAGGTCACCGACGGCAGGTCCCCCGCCGTGGGTGCCACCATCACCGCACGCCACGTTGCCTCCAACCGGCCCCTGCCGGTGGCCAACGATGATGCGGTGGACAAGGCCAACGCCGGGAAGACGGAACAGGTCAACGTCCTGGCCAACGACTTCAACCCCTTCCCGGACACGCCCCTGCGGATCGTTGGCGCCACGGTGGAGACGGGATCCGCAGCCGGTCAGCCGTCCGTGTCGGGAGACAGCATCACCGTTACCCCGGCCGAGGGGTACAAGGGCGTCATGGTGGTCCGCTACACCGTGGCTGACAAGACAGGCGACCTGTCCCGCCAGGTGGACGGGCGCCTGCGGCTCACCGTCCGGGGCAAACCCGACGCGCCTTCCGCCCCCAGCGCCACCGACGTCCGCAGCCGCACCGCCGTGCTCAAGTGGGCCCCGCCGTCGGACAATGGAGCGCCCATTACCGGGTACACCGTCCGCTCGAACAACGGCTTCGAACAGAAGTGCCCCACCACCACCTGCACGCTGAGCGGGCTCACCAACAACGTGAAGTACGTTTTCACGGTGCTCGCCACCAACGAGGTGGGGGACTCGCAGGCTTCGCCGCAGTCCAACGAAATCCGGCCTGACGAAAAGCCGTCACCGCCTGAAGCTCCCACGGTGAAGGCCGGGGACAAGACGATGGCGGTCACCTGGCCCGCGGCGAAGACCGAGGGCTCACCGGTGAAGCACTACAACCTGGAGATTTCGCCGCCGCCGGCCAGCGGAGTGGCCGTCAAGAACGAGGTCGCCGGGCTGAACTACACCTGGACCGGCCTCACCAACGGCGTGAAGTACAAGGTGCGTGCGCAGGCCGTCAACGAGCTTGGCGCCTCCGACTGGGGGACGTATTCCGCGGAGGACAATCCCGCCGGTGTCCCGGCGGCACCTGCAGCACCTTCGTCCGCCGTCGCATCATCCGTCGGGACCCAGAACCAGCTTCGGGTCACGTGGGCCGAACCCAACACCAACGGTGATCCGATCAGCACCTATTACGTCACCATGAGCGGCGGCAACGCTCCCGCCCAGACGCAGACCGTCCCCGGCAACGTCCGCACCGCAAACTTCACCGCCAACAACTCCGAGGCCGCCTACACGTTCACGGTGCAGGCTGAGAACAAGGCCGGCAAGGGAGCGGTCAGCCCGCCCTCCGCGCCCCGCCGCGCCACAGGCAAGCTGGCGACGGTCTCCGGCGTCACGGCCACGCCGGCGAACACCGGCGGAGCAGGACGCGCCGTGACGGTGGACTTCCGCAAACTGACCGCGGCGGAACGCAATGGTTCTGCCGAAAACGAGGTCAGCTACAGCTACAACGCCAGCAACGGCGCCCGCGGCCCCATCACGCCCGGCCAGACCATCGGCGGCTTCACCAACGGCAGCGCCGTGAGCATCACCGTCATCGCCAACTCCACGGTGGCCCCGAGCTCTGACGGCAGCACCCCTGCCACCACCACACCGTACGGATCCCCGGGCACCCCCTCGGCGTCCGGCCAAAACGGCGGCGTGAACCAAAAGTCCGCCACCCTGAACTGGTCCTCCCCGTCCACCAGCACCAATGACGTGGCGCAAACCAGGATCAGCATCAACAACGGCGGCTGGGAAAACGTTGCCCCCTCCGGCAGCAGGACGGTCAACACGGCAAACTTCGGTGACACCGTCACCATTGCAGTCCAGACCTTCAACTCCGTAGGCACCGGCAGCGCGGTGGTCACGGCCAGCGCCACTGCCGGCAAGCAGGGACTGTGGGAAACCCGGATCAAGACCTCCGACCCCAACTTCGTCAGGACTTGTACCTTCACCCTCGGCGGCTCGAACTACCGGCCAAGTCCCTACTTCGACTGTGACGGCGTCAACGCGGACAGCCCACCCTGGTTCTACAAGGCAGACCAGGACCGCATCATGGTGGCGTGCTACATCGACCAGAGCGACAACTGGTCCGGCAACGGCATCGTTCGCTGGTGGCGGGTCGAATCCGGTTCGGCGCGCAACGTTGGCCGGTACGTCATCGCCGGTCACACCACGCTTGCGGATCCCGCCGCCCTGGGAGCCCCACATTGCTGACAGGCAGTGCCCGGGCGGGCGGGCAGGTGTCCCCATCGCGGGGGTTGCGGCGGTTCTGTAGGCTTGCCGCGGGGAAAGAAAGCCTGCTGCCTGTCCTGCGACCGGGCCGCCATCTGGCTACACAATCTGAGGGAAAAGTAACGCTGTGACAACTCTGCTGGGGAAGCTTGGGCTGAAAAAGCGACATAGGAAGCTCGTCACTGGTACTGCGTTTGGTGCTGTGGTTGCTGTGGTGGTGACGGGTGCTGTGTTGTATCCGGGGTTTAAGACCACTGAGGTGGAGTTGAATGACGGTGGTGTGTGGGTGGTGTCGAAGTCCAGGAATGCTGTGGGGCGGTTGAATTATCCGTCGCGGGTGTTGGATGGTGCGGTGACGCCGGCGTCGACGACGTTTGATGTGTTGCAGCATGCCGGTGAGGTGTTTGTTGATGATGAGACTGGTTCGACGTTGAACCAGGTGTCGCTTACGAATATGCGTTTGGGTGGGGATAAGCAGTTGCCGGGGGCGGCTGATGTGAGTTTTGGGGCGCGGACGATTTCGGTGACGGATGCTGCGTCGGGGAAGGTGTGGGCGGTGTCGCCGTCCACGGTGAATGGTTTTGATAAGGAAGCGTCCGAGCCGGTGATGATTGGTTCGGCGGGCCTTGTGTCGGTGGTGGGGTCTGATGACCGGATTTATTCGGCGGATCCGAAGACCGGTGTGGTGACGGTGACGGGGGTGGACGCTGATGGTGGTGTTACGTCGTCGGAGTCCAGTACCTGGGATGGTCTTAAGGGTGCCGGGGATTTGCAGATGACGGTGGTGGGGGACCAGCCGGTGGTGTTGGATGCTGCTGCGGGGAGCCTGTTTTTGCCTGGTGGTAAGCGGCTGGCGTTGGAGGATGCGCGGGATGCGAAGTTGCAGCAGCCTGGGCCGGGCAGTGATGTTGTGGCGGTGGCGACGCGGAAGGCGTTGTTGAAGCAGCCGTTGGGTGGGGGTACGGCCGGGACGGTGGCGTTTGATGGTGAGGGGTTCCGGCTGCTCCGGTGCAGTTGGGCGGGTGTGTGCATGCGGCGTGGTCGGGTGCGAACAAGTATGTCCGGGACTGTGTCAATGATGCTGATGATAAGAATGTTGCGGTGCCGAGGGCGAGTGCGTCGCCGTCGTATGTTTTCCGGGTGAACCGGGACCTGGTGGTCCTGAATGATGTGAACTCGGGGAACGTGTGGTTGGTGAACCAGAACATGCAGCTGGTGAACAACTGGGACGACGTCATCCCACCCAAGAACCAGTCCGACGATCAGGACCAGGAGTCGGCGGACAACAACACCATCAACATCCTGCCGGACCGCACCAAGCCCAACCGTCCGCCGGAAACCAAGCCCGACGCCGTCGGAGTCCGCCCGGGCCGCACCACCATCCTCAGCGTCCTGGACAACGACTCCGACCCCGACGGCGACGTCCTCACCGCAGCGGTGGGGGACGCCGGACCCAAATCGGGGACGCTGGAAAGCATCTACGGCGGCACCGCCTTCCAGATCACCGTTCCCGCAGACGCCAAGCCGGGCACCGAGACCTTCAACTACAGTGCCTCGGACGGCCGCGGCCTGTCCGCCACGGGCCAGGTCACGCTCAACGTGGTGGGACCCGATGAAAACAAGCCGCCCAAGTTCAAGCGCGGGGAAGACACCACCATGCTGGTGGAGCAGGGCAAGACCGTCAGCCAGAACATTCTCACCGACTGGATCGATCCCGACGGCGACGACCTGGTCCTGCTGGACGCCAAGGCCGACAACGACCAGGACCAGGTCAAGGTCCGGCGCGACGGCCTGCTCACCTTCCAGGACTCCGGCGCCTCCGCCGGCAAGAAGAACGTCCAGGTCACCATCTGGGACGGCCGTGCCACCGTCACGGGCAAGGTGGTGGTCAACGTGCAGCCGCCCGGCGCCCTGGCACCCGTGGTCAACGCAGACCACGTCACCGCCGTGGTGGGCCAGGACCTGGTCATTTCCCCGTTGAAGAACGACGTCGACCCCAACGGAGGTGCCCTCCGCCTGGCCCAGGTGGAAGCCAACGGCCCTGCCGAACTTGGCCCCGTCACTGACGGCGGCACCTTCACCTTCCGCAGCAGCACGCCCGGCCCCGTCTACCTGACCTACATCGCCAGCAACGGCCCCCAAAGCAGCCAGGGCCTCATCCGGGTGGACGTGGAATCCGGCAACGACGGCGGCGACCCCGTGGCAGTCCATGACGTTGCCCTGATGCCCACCGGCGGCGGCGTGCTGCTGGACCCCCTGGCCAATGACTCCGACCCCTCCGGGGGTGTCCTGGTGCTGCAGTCCGTGAAGCTCCCGGACAACGCGACGGTGTCCGTCAGCGTGATCAACCACAGCGTCCTGCGCATCACGGACATCCTGGGGACCAAGGACCCCATCCTGTTCGAATACACCATGTCCAACGGAAAGAAGTCTGCCACCGGCTCAGTCTCCGTGGTGCCGGTCCCGGCACCGGCCGTGGTGGAAGCACCCCAGCCCAAGCCGGACGAGGTGAATGTCCGCGTCAACGACGTGGTCACCATCCCCGTCCTGGACAACGACACCCACCCGCAGGGGCAGGAACTGACCGTGGACCCCGTGCTGCCGCAGGCGGTTGATCCTGCCAACGGCAAGAGCTTCGTCTCCGAGAACACGCTCCGGTTCATTGCGGGCAGCCAGCCCAAGACCGTGCGCGCCATCTACAACGCGGTGGATCCGCAGGGCCAGAAGAGCGCCGCCGCCGTGACCATCCACATTCTTCCGCTCGAAGGCGCGGAGAACTCCCGGCCCCAGCCGCGGAACCTCACCGCCCGCGTGGTGGCCGCCGGCACCGTCCGGATCCCCGTGCCCCTCGACGGCATCGACCCCGACGGTGACTCCGTGCAGTTGACCGGCATCGACAGCACCCCTGCCATGGGCACCGCCACCGTGGGCAGCAACTTCATCGACTTCACTGCCGCGGGCGACGGCGCCGGGACCGACACTTTCCGCTACAAGGTGGTGGACCGCCAGGGTGTGGCAAATACGGGCACCGTGACGGTGGGCATTGCACCGCGTGGTGAGATCAACCAGAAGCCAACCCCGGTTGATGACGAAGTCCGGGTCCGGCCGGGCCGACAGATCGCGGTGGACGCCATTGCCAACGACACCGATCCCGACGGCGACCGCATCCGCATCCTCACAGACGGCATCGAGGCCGACCCCGCTCTGCAGGCCACCGTCAGCAAGAACAGTGGCCGCATCATCCTCCTGGCACCCAACGAGGCCGGTACCGTCAACGTCCGCTACACAGTTGCCGACGACCGCGACGCCACCGCCCAGGCCACCATCCGCCTGGTGGTTGACAATGATGTGCCCCTGAAGGCCCCGATCGCGCGCGACGACAGGGTCACCTCGGCCCAGGCCATGGGCAAGACGGCCGTGGACGTCCCCGTCCTCAAGAACGATGAGGACCCGGACGGCGTGGGCGAAAACCTGAAGATCAGCACCGAGGCCACCACCGCACGTCCCGGGGGCAACGGCAACGTTCTGGTGGACCTCACCGAACAGCCCCAGCTCATTCCATACACCGTCGAAGACGTGGATGGGCAGCAGTCCACCGCGATCATCTGGGTCCCGGGCCTGGGCCAGCAAGTTCCCACCCTGGCCAAGGACGAGGTCATCGAAGTGGTCGCCGGGCAGTCCGTCGACGTCGACCTGAAGGAATGGGTCAAGGTACGCGAAGGCCGCTCGCCCCGGCTGACCCAGGCGGACCGGATCAAGCTCATTGGGGCCGACGGCGGCGATCCCATCATCCGGGACGGTGCAGGCCTTAAATACTCCGCGGGAGCTGACTATGTCGGCCCTGGATCACTCACCTTCGAGGTGACCGACGGTACAGGACCCGATGATCCGGCCGGTCTCAAGTCGACCCTCAGCATCCGCACCAAGGTCCTGCCGGACCCCAACAAGAACAACCCGCCGGAACTGCTGGGCGCCAACGTGGATGTTCCCAAGGGTGACTCGGCCACCACTGACCTCGGCAAGCTCACCTCCGATCCGGACCAGGACGACGTCGAGAAGATGAAGTACGAAGTGGTGGGCGACTCACCCGGCGGCTTCAACGCACGCATCGAAGGCAAGACGCTGAAGGTGTCGGCGGCCGATTCCACGGCAACCGGAACCCGCGCCGCCGTGCAGGTCAAGGCAACCGACCCCCGCGGGCTCCAGGCCACGGCCACCTACCAGCTTGCCGTGACCGCCTCCAACCGGCCCAAACCGGTGGCGAACGACGACGGGCAGGACAACGCCGCCGCCGGCAAACCGGTGACCATCAATGTGCTGGCCAATGACGCCAACCCGTTCCCGGAAACACCGCTGAAGATCATTGCCGCGAACACCGAAACGGGCAGCGGCAATGTGGGCGTCAATGGTGACTCTGTGACCGTCACACCGGCGCCCGGGTTCACCGGAACCATGGTGGTGGCGTACACGGTGGAAGACAAGACGCAGGACAGCTCCAGGCATGCCACAGCGCGTGTCCGGCTGACCGTCAAGGACAAGCCTGCTGCGCCCACCACGCCGCAGGCGCAGAGCGTGGGCGACCAGACCGCGCTGCTCACCTGGTCCGCGCCGGCCGACCGTGGCTCCGCCATCACCAAGTACACCGTCTATGGTGAGGGCGGGTTCCGGCAGGAGTGCCCGGCCAACACCTGCACCCTGAACGGCCTGACCAACAACACCACGTACCACTTCCAAGTGACGGCCACCAACGAGTTCGGCGATTCCGACCGCTCGCCGGCGTCCGCCGATGTCCGCCCGGACGTCAAACCGGATACGCCGCTGGCGCCGTCGCTGAAGTTCGGCGACAAGCAGCTGACGGTGAACTGGACTGCCCCGGCCAGCAAGGGCTCCCCGGTGAAGTCCTACGACCTGGAAATTTCACCGGCTCCGGCCGGGCAGAACGCCCAGATCCAGGGGCTGACATCGGTCAGCTACGTCTGGAAGGGCCTCCAGAACGGCGTCTCCTACAAGGTCCGGGTCCTGGCCCGCAACGATGCCAAGGACCCCTCCGAGTGGAGCCCGTATTCGGCGGCCGAGGTGCCGGCCGGCGTCCCCGCCACTCCAGCGGCGCCGAGCGTGGCACAGGCGACGCCGGTAGGTTCGCAGAGCCAGCTGAGGGTGGTTTGGACCGCGCCCAACAACAACGGTGACGCGGTCTCGGCCTACACCCTGACCACGCTCCGGGGCGGTGCCGCGGTCTCCAGCCAGCAGGTGTCCGGCACCTCGCAGAACGTCACCGTGGACAACTCGGAAACGAACTACACCTTTACGGTTTCGGCAACCAACAAGGCCGGAACGAGCGCCACGAGCGCGCAGTCCGCCGCAATCCGGGCAGCAGGCAAACCTGGCACTGTCAACGCTGGAACCGTAAAAGAGAACGGGACCAGCGGCCAGCTCGACGTTACGTTCACGCCCCTGACGGATGCGCAGCGCAACGGCTCCACGGCGTCCGAGATTGCCTACTCATACAATGCCGACGGAAAGACAGGTGCCATCAAGGCCGGGGGAGGAACCATCGGTGGCATGACCAACGGGCGGGACATCACCGTGACTATCATTGCCACGTCCACCAAGAACAATATGTCCGGTGACGCCAAGGCCATCGGCACCGGGAACCCCTACGGTCCTGCCAATGCCCCCAGCATCAACGGCGGCACCTCGGCGAAGGGCGATGGCCAGGTGCACTGGACCTGGAACGACCCCGCGACGAACGGCAGGCCCCTTAGCTACTACGAAGTGAGCATGGATGGTGGCGGCTGGCAGAACGTCGGCAAGGCGAACAAGTTCGATACCGGAGCCGGCGGGTGGAGCACGAGCCACAAACTGCGGGTCCGCGCCTACACCGTCACCAACGGGGCAATCGGCGGACCGGTCACGTCTACCTCCGGTCCGGATAACACCCCACCCCCGCCCACGGACTGGTACGTCACGGCAAGCCCGGTGCGCAGCTGCACGGAGCCCCGCCAGGGGACGGACAGCTTCATCGACGGCAACCCGTCCCAGTGCACAGGTGGCGGCAAGTGGCTCGATGCCGGTGCCCCATCCACGGCGGACCGCTACCAGGTCTGGTACAAGACCTCCAACAACCCGAGCGGCATCTGGTACCACCTGAATTCGGGGATGGCGTCCGGCAACTGGCTCCGCTGCGACACCTCGAACGTGGGCTGCACCCCGCCCAAGGGCATGCCAAACCGCTAGCAACCGCATCACCCCCTGCAGGCCCGGACCTCCCGGGCCCACAAGGAATTCCGATCCATCAGAAGGAAGCACATCTCATGACCATGACCATTGAGCAGGCCGAGTGGTTTGCTGACACGTTCGAAAAGCTGGTTGCCAACGTGGGCCAGGCGGTGCTGGGCAAGGAACACGTCATCCGGCTGACCTTCACCGCCATGCTGGCCGAAGGCCACGTCCTGTTCGAGGACGCCCCGGGTACGGGCAAAACCTCCCTTGCCCGCGCCCTGGCTGCCACCGTGCAGGGCTCCAACAACCGCATCCAGTTCACCCCGGACCTGCTGCCCTCCGACGTCACCGGTGTGACCATCTACGACCAGAAGACGCAGAAGTTCGAGTTCCACAAGGGCCCGATCTTCAACAACATCGTCCTGGCCGACGAAATCAACCGTGCCTCGCCCAAGACCCAATCGGCGCTGCTGGAGGTCATGGAGGAATCCCGCGTGACCGTGGACGGCGTCACGTATTCGGCAGGGCGGCCCTTTATGGTGATGGCCACCCAGAACCCGATCGAGCAGGCCGGTACCTACCGCCTTCCCGAGGCGCAGCTTGACCGCTTCCTGATCAAGACCTCCATCGGTTACCCGGACCACGCGTCCACGGTCCGGCTCCTGGGCGGCAGCAACCTGAAGGACCGCTCCAAGGAACTCTCCGCCGTCATCACCACCCAGGCCGTGGCGGACATGGCCGATCTCGCCGCAACGGCGCACGTGGACACTGCCGTGCTGGAGTACATCTCCAGGCTGTGCGAGGAAACCCGCAACGCCCCGGAAACGCGCCTTGGGGTGTCAGTGCGTGGTGCCCTGGCCATGGTGCGGGCCGCCAAGGTCTGGGCCGCCGCGCAGGGCCGGAACTTCGTCCTGCCGGACGACATCAAGGAACTGGCATCCGTGGTGTGGACCCACCGGTTCGTGATGGACCCCGAAGCAGAGTTCTCCGGCGCCACCGCCGAGGCCGTGCTGACCCGGATCCTGGCCGACGTCGCCGCCCCGCAGCAGCGCACCAACGCTTGATCCGCCCGGCTGCGGCCGAACGCCGCAGCCACCGTCATTCCATTCCAGCGCAACAACGAAGGCACACCCCTATGTCCGACGGCACGTCCAGCGGTACCCCGTTGACCCGGCTCGCGGAGCGTCTCCAGCACCTCTTCCAACGGAACGGCCGCCCCACCCGGCTGCACCCCGCAGCGGTGTGGTCCGAGGCCAGCAGCACCGCACTCCAGGCCCTGGCGCCCGCATGGCGGTCCGTCCGGGACACCTGGCTGAAGTACGCGTGGCCGGTGCTTTCCGTGGTCAGCATCCTGGGCTGGTCCGTCCTCGCCGCCGCGATCCTGCTCTGGACCACAGGACAGGCATTTGGCTGGCAGGAAGCCACGGCGGCGGCCATTGCCGCCTTCGCCATGTTCGTCATCGCAGTGGCCTTCATCCTGGGCCGGTCCTCGTACGGGGTGGTCCTGGACCTGGCCCGCACCCGGGTGGCGGTGGGGGACAGCGCCGTCGGCAGCATTGCCGTCTCCAACACCTCCGCGCGTCCCCTCCTGCCGGCCGCGCTGGAACTGCCGGTGGGCAGCACCACTGCCGTATTCCACCTGCCCCGGATGA
This region of Arthrobacter sp. DNA4 genomic DNA includes:
- a CDS encoding MoxR family ATPase — encoded protein: MTMTIEQAEWFADTFEKLVANVGQAVLGKEHVIRLTFTAMLAEGHVLFEDAPGTGKTSLARALAATVQGSNNRIQFTPDLLPSDVTGVTIYDQKTQKFEFHKGPIFNNIVLADEINRASPKTQSALLEVMEESRVTVDGVTYSAGRPFMVMATQNPIEQAGTYRLPEAQLDRFLIKTSIGYPDHASTVRLLGGSNLKDRSKELSAVITTQAVADMADLAATAHVDTAVLEYISRLCEETRNAPETRLGVSVRGALAMVRAAKVWAAAQGRNFVLPDDIKELASVVWTHRFVMDPEAEFSGATAEAVLTRILADVAAPQQRTNA